GAAGTCCGTCTGTGCGATTTTCAGCATGGCGAGGCGGCTCTCCTCCCTGACCACGGACAGCAGCGCGACCGGCATCGCAACGGAATACAGAACGCCCTCGTACATCGTGACCTCGGCAAAAACCGAGGAAGCATGCTGTCCCTTCCAAAGGACCATAAGGGGCATGACGGCGCCGCGGAACAGATAGAACACCCCGTGTCCCCACGCGATCGCCGCGACCACCGGCCGCGAACGCGGGGCCTGGATGCCGGACCGATACTGGATATGCCAGGCCGTGAGGCCGCACATCAGGGCGATGGGGAACGCGGCGCCATAATCCCACATGATCCGGCATATCGCGGGGCCGCCGATGATCCACACGAGGGACACGGCGACGAGCAGGGTGATCGAAGTCGCGACGTATCGCCGATGATCGAGTTGCCCGACCCCGTTCAGGACCAGGGCATAGCCTGCCGTGAACAGCACGTTGCTGACGGCCCATCCGGAAACACCGGGCAGGTCCGGCCGCAGGAGGGTGATGACGCACCCGATCGCATAACATGCATAGGCCGCCGCCCAGCAGAGGAGCGGGACGCGCCGGCCGGGCTGTTCGTGAAGCTCCCACAGCGTCGCGCCGCATCCGATGACGAGCGTGCCGATCGCCAGGCAATAGAGGGTCAATAGGCCAGCCTGCATGGATGCTTTCCGGGTATCACGGTGCGAAATTTCGGTACAACCCTCGCATGACCAGGTTCATGCGAAGGCCTTCACTGTAAGGGAGCGGCCTGTCTGCGGGGACCCGCCCCTCCATCAGCGATGGTCGCCGAACCAATCTAGCGGGCCGGCACGTCCGCCGCCACGGTGAAACTGCGCGGTCCCGGCGGGGTGCCGCCGGCGCGTCCCGGTTGCGAAAACCGATCGTCGCGGTAGGCTGCCCGGCAGGGTTCAGGAGGTCCGCGATGCTCAAGATCGACGATCCGGCCATCGTGGCGGAAGTGACCGCCATGTCGGACCGGTACGAGGCCGCGCTGATGGCCAATGACGTGGCGGTGCTGGACGCGCTGTTCCGCGATGCGCCGGAGACGATCCGCTATGGCGTGGGCGAGGTCCTGTATGGCTTTGCCGAGATCGCGGCCTTCCGCGTGGGCCGTGCCGGCGGGTCGCCGCAGCGGCGGGTGCTGCGGCGGGTGGTCACCACGTTCGGCACCGACATGGCGACCGTGAACCTGGAATTCCAGCGCGAGGGCGCGACCCGCATCGGACGGCAGAGCCAGACCTGGCTGCGGACCGAGGCCGGCTGGAAGATCACCTGCGCCCACGTCTCGCTGATGGCCGACATCTCGTAGGATGCCTGCGAGGCAGCCTTTCACGTACCGGACAGGGGCGGCGGCGTGACGACGCGGTGGCGCACCACCTGGCCCACCAGCACCAGCGCCGGGCTGCCCACGGCATGGGCGCGCGCCAGCGCCGGCAGGTCGGCCAGGGTTCCCGTCAACACGCGCTGGTCGGGCCGGGTGCCGCGCTCCACCACGGCGGCGGGCCAGTCGGGCGGCAGGCCGTGGCGCACCAGCATGGTGCACAGGTCCGGCAGCGCGGTGACGCCCATATAGATCGCGATGGTCTGCCCCGGCCGGGCCATGCTGTCCCACGGCAGGTCCAGCGTGCCGTCGCGGCGGGCGTGACCGGTGACGAACAGGCAGGACTGGGCGCAGTCCCGGTGGGTCAGCGGAATGCCGGCATAGGCGGCGCAGCCGCTGGCCGCCGTGATGCCCGGCACGACCTGGAACGGAATTCCCGCCGCCATCAGGGCCTCGATCTCCTCGCCGCCGCGACCGAAGATGAACGGGTCCCCGCCCTTCAGGCGCAGCACCCGCTCGCCCGCCCGCGCGCGGCGGATCAGTTCGGCATTGATGTCGTCCTGCGGCATGGTGTGGCGGTCGCGCTGCTTGCCCACGAACACCCGCTCGGCATCGCGGCGCACCCGGTCCATCAACGCGGGCGGCAGCAACTGGTCGTACAGCACCGAATCCGCGTTCTGCATCAGGTGCAGCGCCCGCAGGGTCAGCAGGTCCGGGTCCCCCGGCCCGGCGCCGACCAGCCAGACCTCGCCCCCGGTCTGCGCGCCGGCCAGCAGGTGGTCCAGTACCTGTCGCGCGGCCGCGTGTTCGCCGCGCTGCGCCGCCTCGCCGCCTGGGCCGTCCAGGAAATCCTCCCATACCCGGCGGCGGCGGCCGATATCGGGGCAGGCAGCCACGACATGAGCGCGCTCGGCCTGCAGGAAGCGCGCCAGCGCGTCGAGCCCTGCCGGCATCACGGCCTCGATCCGCTCGCGCAGGCGCCGGGCCAGCACCGGGGCCGCGCCGCCGGTGGAAATCGCGATCCGCACCGGCCCGCGATGGATCTGCGCGGGCGTGATGAAGGAAGACGGCTCCGGGTCGTCCACCGCGCAGACCGGGATATTCAGCGCATCGGCCTGCGCCGCGACGGCGCGGTTCACCGCCCGGTCGTCGGTCGCGGCATAGACCAGGCGGCTGCCGGGCAGCAGCGCACGCACCCGGTCGGGCGTCGCCTCGCCCGCGATGTGGGTGATCCGCCCTTCGGCCTGCCAGGCGGCCAGCGTGTCCTCCAGCCGGGGGGCCAGGATGTCGATCCGCGCGGCGTGGGCCAGCAGCAGCCGGACCTTGTTCAGCGCGATCCCGCCGCCGCCCACCACCACCACCCGCGCGCCGCGCAGCCGCAGCGCCAGCGGGAACCAGCCGGGGTCGGTCGCATCGCTCATGCCGCACCTGCCGGGGCGGGCAGGGGGCAGGCCCGCGCCAGGATGAAATCGGTGATGGCGGCGGTATCCGCCAGGTCCAGCCGCGCCAGGCCCGGCGGCAGGGGCAGCGCCGCCGCGTCGGTGGCAACGGCGGCGATGTGCGGGGTGGCGGGCCACAGCGCGTCCTTGCCCACGTCGGGCCGATACACCTCGATCGCCACGGGCAGCGCGGCACGGAAGCCCTCGACCAGGATCAGGTCCACCGGTGCCATGCGCGCGATCAGGTCGGGCAGCGCCGGCTCGCCCGGGGCGGCGCATTCATGCAGCAGCGCCCAGCGCGTGCCCGACGCCACCATGACCTCCCGCGCTCCGGCCTCGCGATGACGGTGGGAATCCTTGCCCGGCTGGTCCATGTCGAACCCATGATGCGCGTGCTTGACGGTCGAGACCCGCAGCCCCCGCGCGCCCAGCGCCGCCAGAAGCCGGACGACCAGCGTCGTCTTGCCCGCGCCGCTGCGCCCGGTAATTCCCATGATGGCGGGTGTCCGCATCTGTCCGCCCGTCTTCCCTGCTGTGGTGCCTGATGGCCCTGGTGGTCGTGTCGTCGGGGCGTACAGGTGCCTATAATCCCCGGTGCTGACAAGATGGGCGGGGCAGGGGAAAATGATGCGGTATGCTTGCGTGATCCTGGCGGGGGGGGCCGCGACGCGCATGGGCGGTGGGGACAAGCCGCTGCTGCTGGCCGGCGGGCGGACCCTTCTGGGCCGCCTGCTGGACCGGCTGGCCGGGGCCGGGGTGCCGATGGCCATCAACACGCGCGGGGATACCGCGCGCTTCGCCGCCTTCGGCCTGCCGGTGCTGCCGGACGATACGGCGGACGGCGTGCCGGACGGCGGGGCCGGGCCGTTGGCCGGCGTGCTGGCGGCGATGGACTGGGCCGCCGGGCTGGGGTGCGACGCGGTGCTGACGGTGCCCGGCGACACGCCCTTCGTGCCGCGCGACCTGCTGGCGGCGCTGGCGCCCGCGCCGGCGGTCGCGCTGTCGGGCGGGCGGCGCCACCACCTGGTGGCGCTGTGGCCGGTGGCGGCGCGCGCGGCGCTGCGCGCCCGGCTGGCCGCCACCCCGGCGGGCGCGCCGCGCGCGGCCTTCGGCGTGCGGGCCTTTGCCGAGACGATCGGCATGCGGGAGGTCACTTTCCCGGACCAGCCCTTCGACCCGTTCTTCAACGTCAACACGCCCGAGGACCTGGCCGCCGCCCGGCGCATCGCCGCGACGCAGGACGCCCCACGGGCGTAGACGGCAACGCCGGCCCGCCCGGCGCGTTGACGGCCGGACAAAGGCGGAAAGAGCGGCGGAGAGACAGGATGACCGCACCGGCAAGGATGACCGCGCGGACGAACTGGCGGGGCATGCTGCGGATCGGCGCATTGCAGTGCCCGGTCGCGCTGTACACCGCCGTCTCGACGTCGGAGCGCATCCATTTCCACATCATCAACCGCGCTACCGGCCACCGGGTGCGCCGGGATTATATCGACGAGGACACCGGCCGCGTGGTCGAGCGCGACGACCAGGTCAAGGGATACGAGACCGACAGCGGCGAGGAGGTGATCCTGACGCCGGAGGACATCGCCGCCGCGATCCCCGACAGCGACAAGACCCTGTCGGTGTCGGCCTTCCTGCGATGCCGCGACATCGACGACCTTTATCTGGACCGGACCTACTACCTTGCCCCCGGTACCGGACCGGCGGCGGGCGCCTATCCCCTGATCCGCGACGCCATCCAGGCGCGGCAGGTCGGGGCGCTGGCGCGCACCGTGCTGTTCCGCCGCATGCGCACCCTCGTGATCCGGGCCGACGGCGCGGGGCTGGTCGCCTCCACCCTGCATTTCAACTACGAGGTGCGCCCGGTGCAGGCGGCGTTCGAGTCCATTCCCGACTTCACGCCCACGCCCGACATGCTGGACCTGGCCCGGCATATCATCCGCTCCCGCCAGGGGCGGTTCGATCCGGCCGCGTTCGAGGACCGGTACGAGGCCGCCGTGACGGCCCTGGTCCAGGCCAGGATCGAAGGCCGGGCCCTGCCGCCCCCACCCGCGAAACCCGCCGCCCCGGCGATCACGCTGATGCAGGCCCTGCGCGAAAGCGCGGGCCAGATGCCCCCTACCCCGGCCCACCGCCGGGGCACCGCGCGCGGCAGGGCGGCGGCACCGCATCGCAAGGCGGGTTGAGCCATGGCGCTGGACACCTATCGCAACAAGCGCGACTTCGAGGCGACGCCCGAACCCGAGGGTGCCGAGGCGGCGGAAAAGCCGGATACCGGCGCGGGCCATCTGTTCGTCATCCAGAAACATGCGGCACGCCGCCTGCATTACGACCTGCGGCTGGAAATGGATGGCGTGCTGAAGAGCTGGGCGGTGACGCGCGGCCCCAGCCTGAACCCGGGCGACAAGCGCCTGGCCGTGCAGGTCGAGGACCACCCGCTGGATTACGGCACGTTCGAGGGCACGATCCCGAAGGGGCAGTATGGCGGCGGCACGGTCATGCTCTGGGACAAGGGCACGTGGACGCCGCTGCACGATCCGGTCCGGGGCCTCGCCAAGGGGCATCTCGATTTCGAACTGCGGGGCGAAAAGCTTCACGGACGCTGGAACCTGGTGCGGATGGACGGACACCGCGAGGGAACGCATGAGAACTGGCTGCTGATCAAGGCCGCCGATTCCGATGCACGGTCGAAGAACGATGCCGATATCCTCGAAGAGCGGCCGGAATCCGTAAAGACCGGCCGTGCGATGGACGACATCGCGGCCGGTGCGCCAGGGAAGGACAAGGTCGGGAAGGCGGCGGCCCAAAAAGCCGTGACGAAGAAAGCCGCGATACCGAAGGACGCGCCGCAGGCGGACGCGGCCGCGACAGGCGCCGCACCCTGCGCGGGGGCGAAGCCCGGCCCGTTGCCATCCTTCGTCGAGCCCGAACTGGCCACGCTGGTGCGCGCGGCCCCCACCGGCCCGCAATGGCTGCACGAGGTCAAGTTCGACGGCTACCGCCTGCTGGCGCGGATCGAAGCCGGACGGGTCGTGCTGCTGACCCGCACGGGCCTGGACTGGACCGCCCGGTTCGGCGACCAGATCAGTGCCGCGCTGGCGTCCCTGCCGGTGCGGGCAGCGCTGATCGACGGCGAACTGGTGGTGGAAACCGCAGGCGGGACCTCGGATTTTTCCGCTCTCCAGGCCGATCTCAGCGCCGGCCGCACCGACCGCTTCATCTTCTACGTCTTCGATCTGTTGCATCTGGACGGCTACGACCTGCGCGACGCGACGCTGGAGGCGCGCAAGGGCGCGCTGCACGACCTGGTGCCGGACGATGCGGCGCGGCTGCGCTTCAGCGGCCATTTCGACGAGGCCGGGGGGCAGGTGCTGCGCCATGCCTGCCGCCTGGGCCTGGAGGGAATCGTCTCCAAGCAGCGGGACGCGCCCTACCGGTCGGGACGGGGCCGGGACTGGGTGAAATCGAAATGCGTGGCGCGGCAGGAATTCGTGATCGGCGGCTATGTGCCCTCGACCGCCAACCGGGGGGCGGTCGGCTCGCTGGTCCTCGGGGTCCAGGAAAACGGCAGGCTGGTCCATGTCGGCCGGGTCGGGACCGGCTTCACCGCCGCGACGGCGGCGGACCTGTTCCGGCGCCTGCAACCGCTTGATGTCCCCGACAGTCCTTTCGCCGCTGCCCTGACGGCCCGCGAGCGAAAGGGGGTGCGCTATGTCCGCCCCGATTGCGTGGCGGAAGTGGAATTCCGCGCCTGGACCGCCGACGGCCATCTGCGCCACGCGGCGTTCCTGGGCCAGCGCGAGGACAAGCCGGCGGCCGACATCGTCCGCGAGGTCGAAGCGCCCGACCCCGTATCCTCCGGCCCTTCATCCAAACCGGTCAAACCGGTTTCCCCGGAACCCGCGCCTGCCCGCCCGGCCCGCACCCTGACCCATCCCGACCGGTCCTACTGGCCGGATGCCGGCGTGACCAAGCAGGACCTGGCCGATTATTACGCCGCGATCTGGCCGCGAATGGCGCCCTTCATCACCGACCGCGCGCTGGCGCTGCTGCGCTGCCCCAACGGCATCGCGGGGCCGCGCTTCTTCCAGAAGAATTTATGGAAGGGCGCCGGCGGCCACCTGGTGCCGTTGCAGGACCCGGAGGGCGAGGCCGGCACGCCGCTGATCGGCCTGCACGACCGCGACGGGCTGATCGACCTGGTGCAGGCCGCCGCGCTGGAAATCCATCCCTGGGGCGCGTCCGTCCAGGCGTGGTCCCAGCCCGACATGATCGTGATGGACCTCGATCCCGGCGACGGCGTGCCCTGGTCCATGGTGATCGAGGCGGCGCGGGAAATCCGCGCGCGGCTGGAACGGTCCGGCCTCGCGTCCTTCGTCAAGACGACCGGCGGCAAGGGGCTGCATGTCGTGGCGCCGCTGAAACCCGGGGCCGACTGGGCGGTGGTCAAGGCCTTCACCCGGTCCATGGCCCAGGCGATGGTGTCGGACAGTCCGCAGCGTTATGTCGCCACCATCACCAAATCCAGGCGCCAGGGCCGTATCCTGGTCGATTACCTGCGCAACCAGCGCGGCGCGACGGCCGTCGCGCCCTATTCCCCCCGCGCCCGTCCCGGCGCGCCGGTCGCGATGCCGCTGGCCTGGAACGAACTGGGGCCGGATATCGGACCCGCGCACTTCACCATCGGGACGATCGGCGCCCGATTGGCGGTCGCGGACCCATGGGCGGAGATCCGTGACGCGGCCCGGCCGCTCCGTTAAGGGCCGCTCCGTCAGGAGGTTCCATCCTGCGCCAGGCTGGCCCGCAACGCATCCAGGATACTGACCACATTGCCGGTCTTCGGTTTCGCGGCCTCGCGGGCCGGCGCCCGCTTCCGGCCCTTCTGCCTGGCCGCGATGATGTCCAGCAGCCGTTCCTGCACCGGGTCGCGGACCATCTCCGGGTCCCAGGGCTGCGTCTGCCGGTCGATCAATGCCGTCAGCAGCTTCATTTCCGGGCTGTCGGCGGACTCGGCCTCGGACGCCGGCCGGGTCCGTGCGGCGGGGTGGCCGCCATTGCGGACCGCGTTTCCGTCATGCAGGGTCCACAGCACGATCCCCTTGCCGCGCGGTTCCAGCAGCACCGCGCGTTCGCGCCGGTACAGCACCAGGCGCGCGATGCCGACCATCCCGGCCGCCTCCATCGCGGCCCGGATGACGGCGAAGGCCTCCACGCCGATGGTATCGTCCGGCATCAGGAAATGCGGCGCGTCATACCAGACCCAGCCGATGCTGCCCGCCGGCACGAAACTTTCGATGTCGATCGTACGAGTGCTGTCCAGGGCGACGGATTCCAGCTCCTCGTCCTCCAGCAGCACATAATGGTCGTCGTCGCGCGGATAGCCCAGCACCTGCTCATCGTCCGCCACGGGCGCGCCGCTCTGCGCATCGACATAGCGGCTGACGACGCGGTGGCCAGTCCGCCGGTTGATGGTGTGGAAACGAACCGTCTCGCTGCCGGTCGTCGCCGGCATCATGGTCACGGGACAGGTGACCAGCGAGACCTTCAGATAGCCCGTCCAGGATGGTCTGTCCGCCATGGCGACGCGCCCGTTATGCCTTTATGCCGGCCGAACGCCCCGCCCGCGCCGGCGGTTCCCCCGCGCGGGCCGTGCAACTCCCGTATCATCCGGTCGTTCCAGGCGAAGCACGCCTGCGCCCGGGGGGACCGTCATGAAAAGCGCCGTTCGACTGGCCGCGATCGTCTGCTGCGCGGCGCTGGCCGGCCCGGGCCTCTCGCTGGCCCAGGGCACCCAGCCGCCCAGGATACCGCCCGCGGCCAATCCCCACGCCGCCGTCCCGCCCGAACGCATGGGCAGCACGCATTCCATGCTCTGCGCCAGCGAAATGACGCCGACGCAATGCGTCCATCCCGAAAAGCCCGGACCGCCCCCCGAACATGCGGCCCCGCCCGGCGCGACCCCGCCATCCAGCGAGGTGCCGAAAAAGCCGAGCCGTCCGCCCTCGGCACCCCCGCCGGTCACCGCGCCGCCCTGACGGGCCGGCGGGGCGGCCCGCCGGTCAGCCCGCGCGCGGCGGGCGGGCGTTGGCGGCGGCCACGCGCTTGCCCCACGTGACCAGCTCCTGCGTGCAGTCGTCGCGGTCCAGCGTGCATTCGATCAGCGTCGGGCCGTTGCGGTTGGCGCGCGCCTGCTCGATGGCGGCGGCCAGTTCCCCCCCGGTGCGGGCGCGCAGGCCCAGCCCGTTGCCCTCGCCGGCGTTGAAGACCTCCATCAGGCCCGCATAATCCCAGTTCTTGACGTTGTTGTACGGGCCGTCATGAATCATGACTTCGATCGTGTAGCCATGATTGTTGATCAGGAAGATGATCACCGGCAGGTCGTGGCGGATCATCTGCGCGACTTCCTGCGCCGTCAGCTGGAACGACCCGTCGCCCACCATCAGTACATGCTGCCGCTCGGGGGCGGCCAGGGCATTGCCGAACGCGGCGGGAACCGACCAGCCGATATGCCCCCACTGCATTTCCAGTTCCACCCGCGCGCCGTGCGGCAGCTTCATGCGCACGGCGTTGAACCAGGAATCGCCGGTTTCGGCGGTCAGGGTGGTCCGTGGCGTCAGCAGGGCGCCGATCTGGCGGGCCATTTCGGCATTGTTCAGCGGCGCGGTCGGGGCTGCGGCTGGCGTCTGCGGCGTCACGTAGGCGCCGCCCCGGGCGGTGGCGTCGCGCCGCACGGTATGCGCGGCCAGCCGGGTCAGGAAGTCGCGCATGTCGATGCCCGCATAGGCAACGCCGCCCACCGTGACCGCGTGGCGTTCCACCAGCATCACATTGTCGCCCTTGGGCCAGGCCGACCAGCCGACGGTCGCGTAGTCGTTGAAGACCGGCGCCAGGCAGATCACGCCGTCCGCGCCTTCGACCGCCTGCTGCGCGCCCGGGCTGCTGACCTCGCCCCAGTAATGGCCGCGATAGCCGGGATGGTCTTCGGGGAAGAAGCTCTTGGCGGCGGCCATGGTGGTGACGGCGCAGCCCAGCGCGTCGGCCAGGGCCACGGCCTGGGCCTGCGCGCCCGCCGCGCGGATGCGGCTGCCGACCAGCATCGTCACGCTGCCGCGCTGTTCGATGAAGGCAAGCGCCGCATCCACCGCCGCCTTCAGGCTGGCCTCGTCCGGGGCCGGCGGGCTCAGCAGCGCGTCGATCCCGCCCGGACGCACGCAGGGCGCCCCCGCGACGTTGCAGGCGATTTCCAGATAGGCGGGCTTCTTCTCGCGCAGGGCGGTGCGGATCACGTGGTCGATCTTGGCGGGCGCGTCCTCGGCCGCCACGATGGATTCGGCGGCGCAGGTGATATGCCGCGCCATCTCAAGCTGATAGCCGTAATCGGTGGTGCCCAGCGTGTGATGCAGGATGTGACCGGTCCCGTGGTCGTTCGCGTTCGGTGCGCCGGAAATCAGGATCACGGGCAGGTTTTCGGCATAGGCGCCGCCCAGCGCGTTGAAGGCCGACAGGGCGCCGACGCTGAAGGTCACGATCGCGGCGGCGGCCCCGTTGGCGCGGGCATAGCCCTCGGCGCTGAACCCGCAATTCAGCTCGTTGCTGCAATAGATCTGCTGCATGTCGGTGTTGAGCAGAAGCTGGTCCAGCAGCACCAGGTTGTAGTCGCCGGCCACCGCGAAATGGTGCTTCAGCCCGATCTGGGCCAGCCGATCCGCGAGATAGCGTCCAACGGTATAGGTCATCACATGGCTCCTTGCATCGTCCGGCCATGGTGATCCTGCCTTATGCCAACGTCAAATATATGGTATGTGTCGATTCCATATACAGGATATATGGATATGGACCTGCGTCATCTGCGCTATTTCGTGGCGGTCGCCGAACGGGGCGGCTTCACCCGCGCGGCCGAAAGCCTGCACATGGAGCAGCCGCCGCTCAGCCAGCAGATCCGCCAGCTTGAACAGGAACTGGGCGTGACGCTGTTCGAGCGTCTGAGCCGCGGCGTCCGCCTGACCGAGGCCGGGGCCTGCCTGATCGACCAGGCGCGGACCATCCTGGCGATGGACGCGCAGTTCCGCACCGATGCCGGCGGCATCGCGCGGGGCGAGCAGGGGCGGCTGCGCATCGGCCTGGCGGGGGCGGTGTCCCTGCTGCCACTGATCCCGCAGGCGATCCGGCTGTTTCGCGACCGCTGGCCCGGCATCGTCCTGACGATGGAGGACAGCAACACCCCCGCGCTGATCGACGCCCTGCGCCAGCGCCGGCTGGACATCGCGATCATCCGCCCCCCGGTCGTCGAGCCCGACATCGCAACGACGCCCCTGCTGGACGAACCGACGGTGATCGCCCTGCCCAGCGGCCACCCGGCGGGAGAGGAGGAGGAGATCGACCTGGCACGCATCGCGGGCGAACCGCTGATCATCTTCGACCGCGCCCTGGGCCCGGGCTTCTACGACGCGATCCTGTCGGCCTGCCAGGCGGCGGGCTTCACGCCCGCGTTCGGCCAGGGGGCGCCGCAGATCGCCTCCACCGTGCCGCTGGTGGCCGCCGGGCTGGGGGTGTCGATCGTGCCGGACTGCCTGCGCCAGATCCACGCCGGCGGCGTCACCTACCACGCCATTCGCGGCACCGCGCCGCTGGCCTCGCTGGCCATCGCGACGCTGGCGGGCGCATCGGGGCCGCTGGTGCCGCGCTTTGTCGAGACGCTGCGGGAGCGGGTGGTTCTTTTTTGAAAAAAAGAGCCAAAAAACTTCTGATTTGTTCAGGTCTTTTCAGGACTGACCCTGGCTCTGATCCTGCTCGGGCGGGGCTTCGGGCATCGTGGGCGGCCAGAAGGCCTGGGCGATCTCGCCCTGCACCAGGCGCAGTTCGCGCTGCACCCAGTCCAGGAATTCGTGCAGGCCGCGCAGGATGATGTCCTGCACCGTCTGTTCGGCCAGGGTCGCGCGCAGTTCCTCGATCCGCTCGGCGGCGGCGTAGCCGTTCTTCAGCCCGTAATCGGTGCGCAGGTGCCCCACCGCCCAGTGCAACTGGCGCAGGCTGGTCGACAGCGCGCGCGGGAAGCCGTCATTCTTCAGCAGGAAGCCCACGACGCGGCCGGGCGTGATCTCGCCCGACGCGGTGCGGCGGAAGGCGTGATAGGCGGCGGCGGCACGCAGCACGGCGGACCACTGGCCGATATCGACCTCCGACCCCACGCCGGTCCCGCTGGGCAGCAGCGTGTGGTACTTGATGTCGATCAGCCGGGTGATCTGGTCGCTGCGTTCCAGCGTGCGGCCCATCAGGTAGAACAGCCACGCCTGGTCGCGATAGAACGTGCCCTCGGTAATGCCGTGATGGGTCTGGCAATCCTGCTTCAGCCGGGCGCACAGGCCGGACAGGTTCGACGACCGGATATCGCTGGGCCCCAGCGCGCGGATCGAATTGGTGAAGATGTTGAGCTGCGTCCACATCTCGGTCGAAATCAGCGGCCGCAGCGCGCGGGCGTTCTCGCGCGCCGCATGGGCGATCGAGGCGATGGAGTTCGGATTCTCGCGGTCCGTGACGTAGAAATCGACGACATTCTGCTCGGACGCCGTGTCGTGCCGTGCGAAGAACCGCTCCTCGTCCGCGTTGATCTGCACGATCGACAGCCAGCCGGTGGCGGTGCTGCGCGTGCGCACGAACGTCTCGGTCACGTCGATCAGCCGGGCCAGGTTCTCGATCCGCTCCATGTACCGCGCCAGCCAGATCGTGCATTCGGCATAGCGCGACAGCAGGTTGGGCATCGCAACGCCCCCGGGCGGAAGATCGACGACGATATGGCTCATGATGCCAGCACCCATGTATCCTTCGACCCCCCGCCCTGCGAGGAGTTGACGACCAGCGATCCCTTGCGCAGCGCCACGCGCGACAGCCCCCCCGGCAGCACCCAGGTCGATCGCCCCGTCACGGCGAAGGGCCGCAGGTCGACATGCCGCGCCTCGATCCCGGCCTCGCACAGGGTGGGGCAGACCGACAGGTCGATGACCGGCTGGCTGATGTAGTTGGCCGGATCGGCCAGCAGCTTGGCGCGGAATTCCTCCAGCTCGGTCTTCGTCGCGTGCGGGCCGATGATCAGGCCGTACCCGCCGGATTCCCCCACCGGCTTGACCACCAGCCGCTCCAGGTTGGCCAGCGTGTAGGCCAGGCCCTCGGCCTCGGCGCAGATATGCGTCTCGACATTCGACAGGATCGGCTCTTCCGACAGGTAATAGCGGATGATGCGCGGCATGTAGGCGTACACCGCCTTGTCGTCCGCCACCCCGGTGCCGATCGCGTTGGCGATGGTCACG
This genomic stretch from Gluconacetobacter diazotrophicus PA1 5 harbors:
- a CDS encoding alpha-E domain-containing protein, producing the protein MSHIVVDLPPGGVAMPNLLSRYAECTIWLARYMERIENLARLIDVTETFVRTRSTATGWLSIVQINADEERFFARHDTASEQNVVDFYVTDRENPNSIASIAHAARENARALRPLISTEMWTQLNIFTNSIRALGPSDIRSSNLSGLCARLKQDCQTHHGITEGTFYRDQAWLFYLMGRTLERSDQITRLIDIKYHTLLPSGTGVGSEVDIGQWSAVLRAAAAYHAFRRTASGEITPGRVVGFLLKNDGFPRALSTSLRQLHWAVGHLRTDYGLKNGYAAAERIEELRATLAEQTVQDIILRGLHEFLDWVQRELRLVQGEIAQAFWPPTMPEAPPEQDQSQGQS
- a CDS encoding alpha-keto acid decarboxylase family protein: MTYTVGRYLADRLAQIGLKHHFAVAGDYNLVLLDQLLLNTDMQQIYCSNELNCGFSAEGYARANGAAAAIVTFSVGALSAFNALGGAYAENLPVILISGAPNANDHGTGHILHHTLGTTDYGYQLEMARHITCAAESIVAAEDAPAKIDHVIRTALREKKPAYLEIACNVAGAPCVRPGGIDALLSPPAPDEASLKAAVDAALAFIEQRGSVTMLVGSRIRAAGAQAQAVALADALGCAVTTMAAAKSFFPEDHPGYRGHYWGEVSSPGAQQAVEGADGVICLAPVFNDYATVGWSAWPKGDNVMLVERHAVTVGGVAYAGIDMRDFLTRLAAHTVRRDATARGGAYVTPQTPAAAPTAPLNNAEMARQIGALLTPRTTLTAETGDSWFNAVRMKLPHGARVELEMQWGHIGWSVPAAFGNALAAPERQHVLMVGDGSFQLTAQEVAQMIRHDLPVIIFLINNHGYTIEVMIHDGPYNNVKNWDYAGLMEVFNAGEGNGLGLRARTGGELAAAIEQARANRNGPTLIECTLDRDDCTQELVTWGKRVAAANARPPRAG
- the ku gene encoding non-homologous end joining protein Ku; amino-acid sequence: MADRPSWTGYLKVSLVTCPVTMMPATTGSETVRFHTINRRTGHRVVSRYVDAQSGAPVADDEQVLGYPRDDDHYVLLEDEELESVALDSTRTIDIESFVPAGSIGWVWYDAPHFLMPDDTIGVEAFAVIRAAMEAAGMVGIARLVLYRRERAVLLEPRGKGIVLWTLHDGNAVRNGGHPAARTRPASEAESADSPEMKLLTALIDRQTQPWDPEMVRDPVQERLLDIIAARQKGRKRAPAREAAKPKTGNVVSILDALRASLAQDGTS
- a CDS encoding LysR family transcriptional regulator, with protein sequence MDLRHLRYFVAVAERGGFTRAAESLHMEQPPLSQQIRQLEQELGVTLFERLSRGVRLTEAGACLIDQARTILAMDAQFRTDAGGIARGEQGRLRIGLAGAVSLLPLIPQAIRLFRDRWPGIVLTMEDSNTPALIDALRQRRLDIAIIRPPVVEPDIATTPLLDEPTVIALPSGHPAGEEEEIDLARIAGEPLIIFDRALGPGFYDAILSACQAAGFTPAFGQGAPQIASTVPLVAAGLGVSIVPDCLRQIHAGGVTYHAIRGTAPLASLAIATLAGASGPLVPRFVETLRERVVLF